From one bacterium genomic stretch:
- a CDS encoding glycoside hydrolase, translating to MKILQTGNPPVSRRAFSESILLLTRNLTPRGIVAASATPESAARNYTRVFCRDACISSMGMAVSGDPLLRGGAMAGLEFLASRQAENGQIPNFVAPETGETDFWYLGCIDATLWWLAVVAFWSRHFPEDSVEDRFRGRIDAALRWLLCQEHQKIRLLQQNEASDWADIMPRSGFVLYTNALWYHVKRVYSVAGAEETRNDFNALFSPFTGERPEYRRMRLLTRYVRDGGERGGLYLSYVNFSTWGGEGDVFGNLLAVLFGLADEGRSNRIVDELQAAAVDIPNPVRAVCDPIRPSSPQWRAYMGRHRQNAEYQYHNGGAWPFLGGFWVMALASLGRGPEAADALSGVARMNSVNGWAFHEWFHGRTGEPRGMPGQSWNAAAYILAERSLERPLFPGPEIALPPPRREEGRR from the coding sequence CTGAAGATCCTCCAAACCGGCAACCCTCCCGTTTCCCGCCGGGCATTCAGCGAGTCGATCCTGCTCCTGACGCGGAACCTCACCCCGCGGGGGATCGTCGCGGCCTCCGCCACGCCCGAATCCGCCGCCCGGAACTACACGCGCGTGTTCTGCAGGGACGCCTGCATCTCCTCGATGGGAATGGCGGTTTCCGGGGATCCGCTCCTCCGGGGGGGCGCGATGGCCGGACTGGAATTTCTCGCGAGCCGCCAGGCGGAGAACGGGCAGATCCCGAATTTCGTCGCCCCGGAAACCGGCGAGACCGACTTCTGGTACCTGGGGTGCATCGACGCGACGCTCTGGTGGCTTGCGGTCGTCGCGTTCTGGTCGCGGCACTTTCCGGAGGATTCCGTCGAGGACCGGTTCCGCGGGCGGATCGACGCCGCCCTGCGGTGGCTTCTGTGCCAGGAGCACCAGAAGATCCGCCTGCTGCAGCAGAACGAGGCCAGCGACTGGGCCGACATCATGCCCCGGTCGGGGTTCGTTCTTTACACCAACGCCTTGTGGTACCACGTGAAACGCGTGTACTCGGTCGCCGGCGCGGAGGAGACGCGGAACGACTTCAACGCGCTCTTCTCGCCGTTCACCGGGGAGCGGCCGGAATACCGCCGCATGCGACTCCTGACGCGCTACGTCCGGGACGGGGGGGAACGGGGCGGCCTGTACCTGAGTTACGTGAACTTTTCCACCTGGGGCGGGGAGGGGGACGTCTTCGGGAACCTGCTGGCGGTGCTCTTCGGCCTGGCGGACGAAGGAAGGTCGAACCGGATCGTCGACGAACTCCAGGCGGCGGCGGTCGACATCCCGAACCCGGTGCGCGCCGTCTGCGATCCCATCCGCCCCTCCAGCCCGCAATGGCGCGCCTATATGGGGAGGCACCGGCAGAATGCGGAGTACCAGTACCACAACGGGGGGGCGTGGCCCTTCCTCGGGGGGTTCTGGGTGATGGCGCTCGCGTCCCTGGGACGGGGACCGGAAGCGGCCGATGCACTCTCCGGGGTGGCCCGGATGAACAGCGTCAACGGGTGGGCGTTCCACGAATGGTTCCACGGCAGGACGGGGGAGCCGCGCGGGATGCCGGGACAATCGTGGAACGCGGCGGCGTACATCCTGGCGGAACGCTCCCTCGAACGCCCCCTGTTCCCCGGCCCCGAGATTGCCTTGCCTCCACCCCGCCGCGAGGAGGGGAGGAGATGA
- a CDS encoding mechanosensitive ion channel yields MESLLLEYLPPFFGSLRADIREALYRPYFQIGDLPVTPVFLVKTFLFFLLLGLLSRAMRRVLHDKVLVRTALDEGQRYSLGQITGYAVFLFGLLVGLQWVGLNLSSLVLLGGAVGIGVGFGLQNIANNFVSGIILLMERPIRVGDRVEVGGTNGDVVRIGGRSTWVRTNDNVVIIIPNTEFVNNRVTNWTANDRQVRFSIPLGVSYGSDPERVREVLLEVARSHPDVLKDPEPEILFARFGESSLDFELRVWTITRVKTPLPLSSELYFSIFRAFRENGIEIPFPQRDLHLKTVSPSLRAADEDGGEPVSSGDGGAA; encoded by the coding sequence ATGGAGTCCCTCCTCCTGGAGTACCTGCCGCCCTTTTTCGGGAGTCTCCGGGCCGACATCCGCGAGGCCCTTTACCGGCCGTACTTCCAGATCGGCGACCTCCCGGTCACCCCGGTCTTCCTCGTCAAGACGTTCCTTTTCTTCCTCCTCCTCGGCCTCCTCAGCCGCGCGATGCGGCGGGTCCTCCATGACAAGGTGCTCGTCCGCACCGCGCTCGACGAAGGGCAGCGGTACTCCCTCGGACAGATCACGGGATACGCGGTGTTCCTCTTCGGGCTGCTGGTCGGGCTTCAGTGGGTCGGATTGAACCTGAGCAGCCTCGTGCTGCTGGGGGGCGCCGTCGGGATTGGTGTAGGGTTCGGCCTCCAGAACATCGCGAACAACTTCGTCTCGGGGATCATCCTCCTCATGGAACGACCCATCCGGGTCGGCGACCGGGTCGAGGTCGGGGGGACCAACGGGGACGTCGTGAGGATCGGGGGGCGCAGCACGTGGGTCCGCACGAACGACAACGTCGTGATCATCATCCCCAACACCGAGTTCGTGAACAACCGGGTCACCAACTGGACGGCGAACGACCGGCAGGTCCGTTTCAGCATCCCTCTCGGCGTATCCTACGGGAGCGACCCGGAGCGTGTGCGGGAGGTCCTTCTGGAAGTGGCTCGCTCGCATCCGGACGTCCTCAAGGATCCGGAACCGGAGATCCTCTTCGCGAGATTCGGAGAAAGCTCCCTCGACTTCGAGCTGCGGGTCTGGACGATCACGCGGGTGAAGACGCCGCTGCCCCTCTCCAGTGAACTCTACTTCTCCATTTTCCGAGCGTTCCGGGAGAACGGGATCGAGATTCCGTTCCCGCAGCGGGACCTGCACCTGAAGACGGTCTCTCCCTCCCTCCGGGCTGCCGACGAAGACGGGGGAGAGCCCGTTTCGTCGGGCGATGGGGGGGCGGCATGA
- a CDS encoding mechanosensitive ion channel family protein, which yields MNRGSWRRVLVVVLPLALLSTGAWAAKPRQEARPAAAVEPAKPAGAPVELDGRTLFLVRERVMSFTPEDRASSILRKLNRFLKDPLATPETIAVQETDTSSDIVAGEVILMTVTDRDAAAEGKPRAELAKEYAESLRSAVRRHIEEYGNRSIVLGAVYGAIATLVLVAFLVLFRRLFPRLYSAADAWKGSRIRSIRFQSVEVVNADTILGFVKGFLRWIRILATFLLFYIYIPLVLSFFPWTRGAATVLTGYIFGPLRTVGKGILDFLPNLFFIAVIAAVTHYALRLVRIFFSGVGKGTFTIPGFYSEWGEPTFKIVRVLVVAFAVVVAFPYIPGSDSPAFRGVSIFLGVLFSLGSTSAVANIVSGVILTYMRAFRVGDRVKIADSVGDVLEKTLLVTRVRTIKNVDVTIPNSMILASHIVNYSSSAAEYGLILNTAVTIGYGTEWRKVHELLISAARKTEGIQEPPAPFVLQTGLNDFYVSYELNAYTGNPQVMAVTYSLLHQNIQDAFNEAGVEIMSPHYSQIRDGNRMAIPDASLPPGYAPPAFRVAPVPEIPRKDG from the coding sequence ATGAACCGGGGATCATGGCGGCGGGTTCTCGTGGTCGTCCTTCCGCTGGCGTTGCTGTCGACCGGCGCCTGGGCGGCGAAGCCGCGGCAGGAAGCCAGACCGGCCGCTGCGGTAGAGCCGGCGAAGCCGGCAGGGGCCCCGGTGGAGCTGGACGGCAGGACCCTCTTCCTCGTCCGGGAGCGGGTGATGTCGTTCACGCCGGAGGATCGGGCGAGTTCGATCCTGCGGAAGCTGAACCGGTTCCTGAAGGATCCCCTTGCCACCCCGGAAACGATCGCGGTGCAGGAGACGGACACCTCCAGCGACATCGTGGCGGGCGAGGTCATCCTCATGACCGTCACCGACCGGGACGCCGCCGCCGAGGGGAAACCGAGGGCCGAACTGGCGAAGGAGTACGCGGAAAGCCTGCGGTCCGCGGTCCGCCGCCACATCGAGGAGTACGGCAACCGAAGCATCGTCCTGGGAGCCGTCTATGGGGCGATCGCCACCCTCGTCCTCGTGGCGTTCCTGGTGCTCTTCCGTCGCCTGTTCCCCCGGCTCTATTCCGCCGCCGACGCCTGGAAGGGATCCCGGATCCGGTCCATCCGGTTCCAGTCGGTCGAGGTCGTCAATGCGGATACTATCCTCGGGTTCGTCAAGGGGTTCCTCCGGTGGATCCGCATCCTCGCCACGTTCCTGCTGTTCTACATCTACATCCCGCTCGTGCTCAGTTTCTTCCCCTGGACGAGGGGGGCCGCAACCGTCCTGACCGGCTACATATTCGGGCCGCTGAGGACCGTCGGGAAGGGCATCCTCGACTTCCTGCCCAACCTGTTCTTCATCGCGGTCATCGCGGCCGTCACCCACTACGCGTTGCGCCTGGTCCGGATCTTCTTCTCGGGGGTGGGAAAAGGCACCTTCACGATCCCGGGGTTCTACAGCGAATGGGGGGAGCCCACGTTCAAGATCGTGCGCGTCCTGGTGGTGGCGTTCGCCGTGGTGGTCGCCTTCCCGTACATCCCCGGCTCCGATTCTCCGGCGTTCCGCGGCGTGTCGATCTTCCTCGGCGTCCTCTTCTCCCTCGGGTCGACCTCCGCGGTGGCCAACATCGTCTCCGGCGTCATCCTGACGTACATGCGGGCGTTCCGCGTCGGGGACCGGGTGAAGATCGCGGACAGCGTGGGGGACGTTCTCGAAAAGACGCTGCTGGTGACCCGCGTCCGGACGATCAAGAACGTCGACGTGACGATCCCGAACTCGATGATCCTCGCCAGCCACATCGTCAACTACAGCTCCTCCGCGGCGGAGTACGGACTCATCCTGAACACCGCCGTCACCATCGGGTACGGCACCGAGTGGAGAAAGGTGCACGAACTGCTGATTTCGGCGGCTCGGAAGACGGAAGGGATTCAGGAGCCGCCGGCGCCGTTCGTCCTGCAGACGGGCCTGAACGATTTCTACGTCTCCTATGAACTGAACGCCTACACGGGGAATCCGCAGGTCATGGCGGTGACCTACTCCCTGCTGCACCAGAACATCCAGGACGCGTTCAACGAGGCGGGCGTCGAGATCATGTCTCCGCACTACTCACAGATCAGGGACGGGAACCGGATGGCCATCCCCGACGCCTCGCTTCCCCCCGGTTACGCGCCGCCGGCGTTCCGGGTCGCCCCGGTCCCGGAGATCCCGCGAAAAGACGGTTGA
- a CDS encoding diguanylate cyclase: protein MLLPETDAVAAEAVIRKVQGMVDDLLREGRWDVTMSIGLLSCDHPPDSSDEALRKADALMYRAKSEGKNRVCREVV, encoded by the coding sequence ATCCTGCTCCCCGAGACGGACGCCGTTGCCGCCGAAGCGGTAATCCGGAAGGTTCAGGGGATGGTCGACGATCTCCTTCGGGAGGGGCGGTGGGACGTGACGATGAGCATCGGGCTCCTCTCGTGCGATCACCCCCCCGATTCGAGCGATGAGGCGTTGCGCAAGGCGGATGCCCTGATGTACCGCGCGAAGAGCGAGGGGAAGAACAGGGTGTGCCGCGAGGTCGTCTGA
- a CDS encoding amino acid permease — MSAFAPGFRPGTEEVRLSREMSGFSVMMIGVGAMIGAGIFVLTGIAAGVAGPGLLLAFGLNGIVTLFTAMAYAELGSCFHDAGGGYLWVKSSLPHPNGFLSGWMSWFAHAVACSLYALGFGAYFGHVLEGFGVHVPQIPYLSIEKTLAVAACLVFAYINFRGASETGKAGNFVTMAKVVIILFFVAAGAWAMRGMPGWRGSFQPFLPNGIGAIFSAMGLTFIAFQGYEVIAQCSEEVVDPGRNIPRAIFFALLIVIPIYLMVAFVSIGAIRSGTTPSWKFLGEMKELAIVEAARQFFPGGGVVLLIGGLLSTASALLATVYSSSRVAFAMARDHNLPPFLGRVHAVKKTPHAAIAASAVIVILMAVAFPIEDVASAADIMFLLVFLQVNVTLIRMRKTHPNLKRGFRVPLVPLVPLLGIATQVFIAGYLFVYSPRAWFSAAGWIVIGFAVYKLYASKTEEEALSVLALAEAESARKDYRVIVVPFHQEQVRPLMKLACALAKNYEGEVTAVSVVEVPPKVALKRYSGDLSESRTLLRLAENIASEREADFHRFIKISHRMSHGILETAREEKGNFILVGPLRKEGWTGQFREIVLLNVLEHAPCNVGIFRGESLAQVKRLLLAVEDTPSCRLAVNVAPALSADLGVPVTLLHLVAPHASGREEREAAEWMEELTRDLPFLSPVERLVMPSEDVAGSIIAQARDTDLLLMGASRYAGKLTSLFTSEVEERVMQGACVPILLLKRYQQRKSSRFSGILTGR; from the coding sequence ATGAGCGCATTCGCGCCCGGATTCCGCCCGGGCACCGAAGAAGTCCGGCTGAGCCGCGAAATGTCCGGCTTCAGCGTGATGATGATCGGCGTCGGGGCGATGATCGGGGCAGGCATCTTCGTCCTCACGGGAATCGCCGCCGGGGTGGCGGGGCCCGGCCTCCTCCTCGCCTTCGGCCTGAACGGCATCGTGACGCTGTTCACGGCGATGGCCTACGCGGAGCTCGGGTCGTGCTTCCACGACGCGGGGGGAGGCTACCTGTGGGTGAAGAGCTCCCTCCCCCACCCCAACGGGTTCCTGTCGGGCTGGATGTCGTGGTTCGCCCACGCGGTGGCGTGCAGCCTCTACGCCCTGGGGTTCGGCGCGTACTTCGGGCACGTGCTCGAGGGGTTCGGCGTCCACGTCCCGCAAATCCCCTACCTCTCCATCGAGAAGACGCTCGCGGTGGCGGCCTGCCTCGTCTTCGCCTACATCAACTTCCGGGGGGCGTCCGAGACCGGCAAGGCCGGGAACTTCGTCACGATGGCGAAGGTCGTGATCATCCTGTTTTTCGTGGCGGCCGGCGCCTGGGCGATGCGCGGCATGCCCGGCTGGCGGGGAAGCTTCCAACCGTTCCTGCCGAACGGGATCGGTGCGATCTTCAGCGCGATGGGGCTCACCTTCATCGCCTTCCAGGGATACGAGGTCATCGCCCAGTGCAGCGAGGAGGTGGTGGACCCGGGGCGGAACATCCCGCGCGCCATCTTCTTCGCCCTGCTGATCGTCATCCCCATCTACCTGATGGTCGCCTTCGTCTCCATCGGCGCCATCCGGAGCGGGACGACCCCCTCCTGGAAGTTCCTCGGGGAGATGAAGGAGCTGGCGATCGTGGAGGCGGCACGGCAATTCTTCCCCGGCGGCGGCGTGGTGCTGCTGATCGGCGGCCTGCTCTCCACCGCGAGCGCCCTGCTGGCGACGGTCTACTCCTCCTCCCGCGTCGCCTTCGCGATGGCCCGGGACCACAACCTTCCCCCGTTCCTCGGGAGGGTCCACGCGGTGAAAAAGACCCCGCACGCGGCGATCGCCGCCTCGGCCGTCATCGTCATCCTGATGGCCGTGGCCTTCCCGATCGAAGACGTGGCCAGCGCCGCGGACATCATGTTCCTACTCGTCTTCCTGCAGGTGAACGTCACGCTGATCCGGATGCGGAAGACCCACCCGAACCTGAAACGGGGGTTCCGGGTCCCCCTGGTCCCCCTGGTCCCCCTCCTCGGGATCGCGACCCAGGTCTTCATCGCCGGGTACTTGTTCGTCTACAGCCCCAGGGCGTGGTTCTCGGCGGCGGGGTGGATCGTCATCGGGTTCGCCGTCTACAAGCTGTACGCCTCGAAGACCGAGGAGGAGGCCCTTTCGGTGCTGGCCCTCGCCGAGGCGGAATCCGCCCGGAAGGATTACCGGGTGATCGTCGTCCCGTTCCACCAGGAACAGGTGCGCCCCCTCATGAAACTCGCCTGCGCCCTCGCGAAGAACTACGAGGGAGAGGTGACGGCCGTGTCGGTCGTCGAGGTGCCCCCGAAGGTCGCCCTGAAACGGTATTCGGGCGACCTGAGCGAGTCCCGGACGCTACTCCGGCTGGCGGAGAACATCGCCTCCGAGCGCGAGGCGGACTTCCATCGGTTCATCAAGATCTCCCACCGCATGTCCCACGGCATTCTCGAGACCGCGCGGGAGGAGAAGGGCAACTTCATCCTCGTGGGCCCCTTGCGGAAAGAGGGGTGGACCGGGCAGTTCCGGGAGATCGTCCTGCTCAACGTCCTGGAGCACGCCCCCTGCAACGTGGGCATTTTCCGGGGAGAGAGCCTCGCCCAGGTCAAGCGCCTGCTGCTCGCCGTCGAGGACACCCCTTCCTGCCGGCTGGCCGTCAACGTCGCGCCCGCGCTCTCCGCGGACCTTGGCGTCCCGGTCACCCTGCTGCACCTGGTTGCCCCGCACGCCTCCGGCCGGGAGGAGCGGGAGGCGGCCGAATGGATGGAAGAGCTGACCCGGGACCTTCCCTTCCTGTCCCCGGTGGAGCGGCTCGTGATGCCGTCGGAGGACGTCGCCGGGAGCATCATCGCGCAAGCGCGGGACACGGACCTGCTGCTGATGGGCGCCTCGCGCTACGCGGGAAAGCTCACCTCCCTGTTCACCTCCGAAGTGGAGGAGCGGGTGATGCAGGGCGCCTGCGTCCCCATCCTGCTCCTCAAGCGGTACCAGCAGCGGAAATCCTCCCGGTTCTCCGGGATCCTGACAGGGCGATGA
- the otsB gene encoding trehalose-phosphatase, which yields MGRNPGETIGAGIRSLWVFDFDGTLSPIVDDRHAARIHPMCRELLKGLARMPLHFVVVLSSREIEDLARRVPLPRVILGGASGLEWRLPGGHRIRPGDPFEARREKVRVTLDPLLSRLSHIPGVDVEDKGWSIAIHYRHVLPEVVPMLEPLLKELEGAQDVRVYRGPSVAEVQLLRNVSKSFGVRTICRIIGFDPSKDRIVYAGDDTNDAVAMRWVLRRGGVSFSVGGVARVPGARVVENPVALARAVGALAGIPPHQGKGKR from the coding sequence ATGGGGAGAAATCCGGGAGAAACGATCGGTGCCGGCATCCGGTCCCTCTGGGTCTTCGACTTCGACGGAACCCTCTCCCCCATCGTGGACGACCGGCACGCGGCCCGGATCCACCCGATGTGCCGGGAACTCCTGAAGGGACTCGCCCGGATGCCCCTGCACTTCGTGGTCGTCCTCTCCAGCCGGGAGATCGAAGACCTCGCGCGTCGCGTCCCGTTGCCGCGCGTCATCCTGGGGGGCGCCAGTGGGCTCGAGTGGCGCCTTCCGGGTGGGCATCGGATCCGTCCCGGGGACCCGTTCGAAGCCCGCCGGGAGAAGGTCCGCGTGACCCTCGACCCCCTCCTCTCCAGGCTCTCCCATATACCGGGTGTGGATGTCGAGGACAAGGGGTGGTCGATCGCGATCCACTACCGGCACGTCCTTCCGGAGGTCGTACCGATGCTGGAACCGCTCCTCAAGGAACTTGAGGGAGCGCAGGACGTCCGGGTGTACCGTGGGCCCTCCGTGGCCGAGGTGCAACTGCTCCGCAACGTGAGCAAATCCTTCGGCGTCCGGACGATCTGCCGGATCATCGGGTTCGATCCTTCCAAAGACCGGATCGTGTACGCCGGCGACGACACGAACGACGCCGTCGCGATGCGGTGGGTCCTCCGCAGAGGGGGGGTCTCCTTCTCCGTCGGCGGCGTCGCGCGCGTCCCCGGAGCGAGGGTCGTGGAAAATCCCGTCGCTCTCGCCCGGGCGGTCGGAGCCCTCGCGGGCATTCCCCCGCACCAGGGCAAGGGGAAACGCTGA